One genomic region from Fusarium keratoplasticum isolate Fu6.1 chromosome 14, whole genome shotgun sequence encodes:
- a CDS encoding Vegetative incompatibility protein HET-E-1, with amino-acid sequence MRLLQHNSKGEIRLTREYVGNDVPPYAILSHTWGAEEVSFKDLMDVTGQDKLGYDKIRFCGKQALRDGLLYFWVDTCCIDKSNSTELQEAFNYMYRWYRDAAKCYVYLSDVSRPASDANDNSGRQQWMPAFRNSRWFTRGWTLQELIAPASIEFFSKEGTKLGNKSSLEEPIRETTGIPPDALRGSPLPNFSVSQRMSWIKRRNTTRDEDKAYSLFGIFDVQMPLLYGEGREKAFKRLQEEIDKVSKSKLSAPITYQPKCFKCSFLYVTNLDIMPTTPTATNACGEYGHYANDVHCYDCGKFGHYANEVHCYECGEYGHYAKDCPLR; translated from the exons ATGCGTCTCCTACAACACAACTCTAAGGGGGAGATCCGCCTGACCAGGGAATATGTTGGCAACGATGTTCCACCATATGCGATACTTTCGCATACTTGGGGCGCTGAGGAGGTCAGTTTCAAAGACCTCATGGATGTTACAGGTCAGGATAAACTCGGGTATGACAAGATCCGGTTTTGCGGAAAACAGGCCTTGCGGGATGGCTTGCTATACTTTTGGGTGGACACATGTTGCATCGACAAGTCAAACAGCACCGAGCTTCAAGAGGCTTTCAACTACATGTATCGCTGGTACAGGGATGCAGCCAAATGCTACGTCTACCTTTCCGATGTCTCGAGACCTGCCTCCGATGCTAACGACAACTCTGGTCGACAGCAGTGGATGCCGGCTTTTCGGAATAGCAGATGGTTCACCCGTGGCTGGACTCTTCAAGAGCTTATTGCTCCAGCGTCGATTGAGTTCTTTTCTAAAGAGGGCACGAAGCTGGGGAACAAGAGTTCTCTAGAGGAACCGATCCGTGAAACAACGGGAATCCCTCCTGATGCCCTTCGAGGCAGTCCTTTGCCTAACTTCAGTGTTTCTCAGCGGATGTCCTGGATAAAGAGACGCAATACTACCCgcgacgaggacaaggcgTACTCGCTGTTTGGCATCTTCGATGTCCAAATGCCTCTTCTCTATGGGGAAGGGAGAGAAAAGGCATTCAAACGACTCCAAGAAGAGATTGACAAGGTTTCGAAGAGCAAGCTCTCGGCACCTATCACCTACCAGCCCAAGTGCTTCAAGTGTTCGTTCCTTTAC GTCACAAATTTGGACATTATGCCAACGACCCCCACTGCTACAAATGCCT GCGGCGAATATGGACACTACGCCAACGACGTTCACTGCTACGATT GCGGCAAATTTGGACATTATGCCAATGAGGTTCACTGCTATGAAT GCGGTGAATATGGCCATTATGCCAAAGACTGCCCACTGCGATAA
- a CDS encoding Espin, giving the protein MNGRHDMVKSLIEAGAAMNILDASGNTPLLWASYKGHMRVVEYLWEDTNQKLRDNDGRTALHLAATAGMEEVVRWLIDMGADKEAKNRAGKTPLYYAARNGHEAVVGMLE; this is encoded by the coding sequence ATGAATGGCCGCCATGATATGGTAAAGTCGTTGATTGAGGCAGGAGCGGCTATGAATATTCTGGACGCATCTGGAAACACGCCGCTACTCTGGGCTTCATACAAGGGGCATATGAGAGTCGTTGAGTATCTATGGGAAGACACGAATCAAAAGCTGCGAGACAATGACGGCAGGACTGCCTTGCATCTAGCAGCGACAGCGGGAATGGAGGAAGTAGTACGGTGGCTCATTGACATGGGTGCCGAtaaggaggccaagaaccGCGCTGGTAAGACGCCGCTGTACTATGCCGCTAGGAATGggcatgaggccgtcgtgggGATGCTCGAATAA